The nucleotide sequence CGAGCACGAGCAGGGTGCCGATCGGGTCCTGCACGGCCCAGACCGTCCGGACGGCGCCGCCGAGCGTGGCCGTCGTGGTCACCTGCCGGCCGGGTGGCACGTTCGCCTTGAGCGCTTCGAGTTCGGCGATGGTGACCTTGTCGGTGATGTCCCGGGTGCCGGTGACCTTGCGTGGCCGCCCGGTGCACTCCCGGGTGAAGATGACGAGAGCCTGATGCGGCCAGCCGTCGGCGAGGAAGCGGGAGAACCGGTCGGCGATTTCGCGCAGCGGGCCCTCGATGACTTCGCGCAACGCGGTCAGGCCTGCGGGATCGGGCATCCGGCGAGCCTAGCCGCCGGCTTGCCTGGTCGAAAGGACAGGATCCACTGGACCGATGACCAGGTCGCCCCCGCGGCCTCCCGGCCTAGCCTCACGTGAAGCATGCGCCGGTGCGCATGCCTGTGTCGTCGAGCGGTGGAGGAAACAGGGAATGCCACAGCAGGTGCGCGGAGTGATCGCCCGGTCCAGGAACGCCCCGGTGGAGCTGACGGACATCGTGATCCCGGATCCGGGCCCCGGCGAGGTCGTCGTGTCGATCGCGGCCTGCGGGGTCTGCCACACCGACCTGACCTACCGTGACGGTGGCATCAACGACGAGTTCCCGTTCCTGCTCGGTCACGAGGCGGCGGGCACCGTGGAAAGTGTCGGCGACGGCGTGGATTCGGTGCGGCCGGGGGATTTCGTCGTCCTCAACTGGCGTGCGGTGTGCGGGCGGTGCCGGGCTTGCAGGCGCGGGCGTCCGCAGTACTGCTTCGACACCTTCAACGCGACACAGAAGATGACGCTGACCGACGGCACCGAGCTGACCCCGGCGCTGGGCATCGGCGCGTTCGCGGACAAGACGCTCGTCCACGCCGGACAGTGCACCAAGGTCGATCCCGCCGCGGACCCGGCCGTCGCGGGCCTGCTCGGCTGCGGCGTGATGGCCGGTCTCGGCGCGGCGGTCAACACCGGCGCCGTCGGCCGCGGGGATTCGGTCGCGGTCATCGGCTGCGGAGGAGTCGGCGACGCCGCCATCGCAGGGGCCCGGCTGGCGGGCGCGGGCACGATCATCGCGGTCGACCGCGACGAGCGG is from Amycolatopsis lurida and encodes:
- a CDS encoding S-(hydroxymethyl)mycothiol dehydrogenase, with amino-acid sequence MPQQVRGVIARSRNAPVELTDIVIPDPGPGEVVVSIAACGVCHTDLTYRDGGINDEFPFLLGHEAAGTVESVGDGVDSVRPGDFVVLNWRAVCGRCRACRRGRPQYCFDTFNATQKMTLTDGTELTPALGIGAFADKTLVHAGQCTKVDPAADPAVAGLLGCGVMAGLGAAVNTGAVGRGDSVAVIGCGGVGDAAIAGARLAGAGTIIAVDRDERKLVWARELGATHVVNASETDTVAAIQELTGGFGADVVIDAVGRPETWKAAFYARDLAGTVVLVGVPTPDMRLDMPLIDFFSRGGALKSSWYGDCLPERDFPMLVDLYLQGRLPLERFVTERIPLDGVEKAFDAMHAGEVLRSVVIL